The segment GTCCCCCATCGCCAGAGCACCAGCAGCGAGACGGCGTTGGCCAGCCCCAGGCGGGCCCCCGGCACTGGAAAGGGAGGCAGCAGGGCCTCGATGGCGTGCAGCGCAAGCGAGAGGGCCAGCAGCAGCGAGAAGAGCGCCAGATCCCGAACCCGTGGGCCGTGGCTCACGGGCCCTTCACCTGCCGCACGTTCAGGTGCTCGTCCACGAGGATGGCTTCGGCGCCCGGCCAGCTGCGGATGATCGTCTCGCCCTTCTCGGGACCCAACACCATGACGGCGGTCGCCAGCGCGTCGGCCACGGTCGCTGACCGGTGGATCACGGTGACGCTGACAAGCCCCCGCGCCGGCCAGCCCGTGAAGGGATGGATCACGTGGCCAAAACGGCTCCCCTGGTACTCGAAGCAGCGCTCGTAGTCCCCCGAGGTGGCGGCGGCCCTGTCCTCGAGAAGCACGGTGGCCACCAGGCGATCCTGGAATCGGGGGTGGCGGACTCCAACACGCCAGGGCCCGGATCCTGCCGTCCGGTTGGCGCCTTGCGGCCCGGACGGCCGCGTCCCGATGGCCACGATCTCTCCCCCAACGTCCACCAGGGCGGACTTCACGCCGTGTGCCCGGAGCACGGCTGCGGCGCGTTCGGCTCCGTAACCCTGCGCAATGGCGCCAAGGTCCAGCACCATTCCGGGCCGGGCGAGCCCGACCCACGCCTCCCCGTCTCGCCTCTCGACCTTGACGTCCCGGTAGTTCACCAGCCGCCTGGCACGCTCGATGGCGGCCTGCTCCGGTGGGCGGGCTGGACGCCTGCGTTCGAACTCCGAGCCGAAGCCCCACGCGTCCACCAGGGGGCCAACGGTCGGGTCGAACGCGCCACCCGTGCGTTCTGCGATCTTGAGCGCGAGTTCGACAAGTTGAGCGACCTCTTGGGGGACGGGCACCCTGGCGCGCCCGGCCTGAGCGTTGACGGCAGCAACGGCGCTTCCGGGGTAAAACCGGTCAAGCAGCGAGTCGAGCCGGTCCAGCTCCTGGAGCGCCGCGGCGGCGGCTCTGTCAGCCCCCGGCCCGGCCGCCGTGATCCGGACGAAGCTGCCCATCGCGAAGCCTGCCCGGAAGACGACGGGCGCCTCGCCGGAGGCTTCGCGCCGCTCCCGGGCCGGGACAGCAGGAGCGGCCGGTGGGGCGAGGGCAGCTTCGCCGGCGGCCCCAGAATGCCAGCGCAGCGCCAGCGATCCGGCCGCTGCCATTACGACGGCTCCGAGCGCGGCGGGCAGCCAAGCCGGCACGCGCCTCACGTCTGCTCAGGCCCCGTCCCCGGCGCGAACGGCGACCGGCACCTCGATGGGGGCCGGCACAATGACGATGCAGCGCGTCGGGCACTTCTCGGCGCATCGCCCGCAATGGCTGCACATATCAGGATCGATGGCCGCCAGGTTGTCCACCACGTGAATGGCGTCCGGGTCGCATGCCCGCTCGCATATCCGGCACCCGATGCAGCCGGCCTCGCAGACCTGCCGTACGAACTTCCCCGGCATCGCCGACACGCACCGCACGTACGACGCCGATGCGGGCAGCACCCGGATGGCCCCCCTGGGGCAGCTCAGTTCGCACAGCCCGCATCCCGTGCACTTCTCCTCGTCCACCTCAGGAAGCCCATCGGGCCCCATCGCCAGCGCCCCGAACGGGCACGCCGCAACGCAGCTCCCGTATCCGAGGCACCCATGCGGGCACGCTTTCGGCCCGCCCGTCACGGCGTCGGCGGCCCGGCAGTCGGGCACCCCGTTGTAGACGGCCCGCGCCGCGGCCTTCTCGCGGTCCCCGCCGCACAGCACCCGCGCCACGCGCCGCCCGGCCACCTCGACGTTCTGCCCCAGGATGCGCGCCAGCCGCTCGGCCACGGGGTCGCCGCCCGCCCGGCACCCGTTCATCGGCGCGCGCTGCCCCACCAGGGCTCGCGCAAACGCCGAGCAGCCCGAAAAGCCGCACGCACCGCAGTTGGCGCCCGGCAGGCTTTCCACCACCTGCCCCAGCCGGGGGTCTTCCTGCACCTTCAAAAAGCGGCCGGCAACCACGAGCCCGATACCGAACAGCAGGCCGAGTGACCCGAGCAGGACGGCGGCCCGCAGAATTCCGTCAACCATTGGCCGCGGCTCCTCTCAAAGGGGCACCAGCCCCGCGAAGCCCATGAACGACAGAGATAGAAGCCCGGCAATGACCAGCG is part of the Bacillota bacterium genome and harbors:
- a CDS encoding Gx transporter family protein; its protein translation is MSHGPRVRDLALFSLLLALSLALHAIEALLPPFPVPGARLGLANAVSLLVLWRWGT
- a CDS encoding FAD:protein FMN transferase gives rise to the protein MRRVPAWLPAALGAVVMAAAGSLALRWHSGAAGEAALAPPAAPAVPARERREASGEAPVVFRAGFAMGSFVRITAAGPGADRAAAAALQELDRLDSLLDRFYPGSAVAAVNAQAGRARVPVPQEVAQLVELALKIAERTGGAFDPTVGPLVDAWGFGSEFERRRPARPPEQAAIERARRLVNYRDVKVERRDGEAWVGLARPGMVLDLGAIAQGYGAERAAAVLRAHGVKSALVDVGGEIVAIGTRPSGPQGANRTAGSGPWRVGVRHPRFQDRLVATVLLEDRAAATSGDYERCFEYQGSRFGHVIHPFTGWPARGLVSVTVIHRSATVADALATAVMVLGPEKGETIIRSWPGAEAILVDEHLNVRQVKGP
- a CDS encoding RnfABCDGE type electron transport complex subunit B, whose protein sequence is MVDGILRAAVLLGSLGLLFGIGLVVAGRFLKVQEDPRLGQVVESLPGANCGACGFSGCSAFARALVGQRAPMNGCRAGGDPVAERLARILGQNVEVAGRRVARVLCGGDREKAAARAVYNGVPDCRAADAVTGGPKACPHGCLGYGSCVAACPFGALAMGPDGLPEVDEEKCTGCGLCELSCPRGAIRVLPASASYVRCVSAMPGKFVRQVCEAGCIGCRICERACDPDAIHVVDNLAAIDPDMCSHCGRCAEKCPTRCIVIVPAPIEVPVAVRAGDGA